One part of the Rutidosis leptorrhynchoides isolate AG116_Rl617_1_P2 chromosome 1, CSIRO_AGI_Rlap_v1, whole genome shotgun sequence genome encodes these proteins:
- the LOC139886253 gene encoding protein RRP6-like 3 isoform X2, with the protein MDNKIKMKLAITISSCLAVISILLANRYRKQRKRKQNLSSCYLKSEAKPQHNFKRVLANNSYAPFKHLKLDDSCSDLHPYESEIKALLEKPQVEFEFFNGSMDMEMSDKYVWVDDESKLKELVEVLSKERVFAVDTEQHSLHSFLGFTALIQISTREEDYLVDTIALHDIMRILSPVFADPNICKVFHGADNDVIWLQRDFHIYVVNLFDTAKACDVLSKPQRSLAYLLETYCGVTTNKFYQREDWRQRPFPIDMVEYARMDAHYLLYIAHCLVSELKLQKNENSACLDDKYYFVFEAYRRSNVLCLQLFTKELEASPGQSAASSIISRHVNDHKSSTNYTRFQELVRRLCSWRDLMARMHDESLKYVLSDSAIVALAENVPLTATDICNTISQADIDTDLLNSTSNPRFPSSVVLSHLDDFEYLFQDEINNLDEMFQLILKKHLGPNGSCPFSLYNYGLLSKSNDFKVSKRLVTKENGYKFSRQVARKASRELFVQKFSCKSPVYHNCRIYANDGRLLCYCDRRKLEWYLQRDLAKLVDEDPPAIILLFEPKGRPEDEGNDFYIQSKKNICVGCGEGNHYLRYRIIPSCYRIHFPEHLKSHRSHDIVLVCVDCHEKAHSSAEKYKKKVASEFGIPLFVHKVVNSVEDQDVSGSSASVMKLGDGGVSPLELRTAAMALIRHGPRMPPKRREELKEVVKKYYGGRDISEEDLENALLVGMSPHERRRLRKKRGMSLNSRNLVSDKEFDSPDKALTTDMEDGSEFNNNETETENTSILDPDVVGSSAKQNGYIGPSGNEGVFATCSSKLSLLGHGPHGKQVVDFLLKEHGEDGIREFCQRWRQVFVEAIHPRFLPAGWDVTHSGRREFGDYSVYNPANKAIIPPPPPAAAADGRDHGKHPIV; encoded by the exons ATGGATAATAAAATTAAGATGAAATTGGCAATCACAATATCATCATGCTTAGCTGTTATTTCAATTTTATTAGCAAACAGATACCGTAAACAGCGAAAACGAAAACAGAATTTAAGCTCGTGTTATTTAAAATCAGAAGCGAAACCGCAGCACAATTTTAAACGTGTGCTGGCGAATAACTCGTATGCTCCGTTCAAACACCTCAAGCTCGATG ACAGTTGTTCGGATTTGCATCCATATGAATCTGAGATCAAGGCTCTGTTGGAGAAACCACAGGTCGAATTTGAATTTTTTAATGGAAGTATGGATATGGAAATGAGTGATAAGTATGTCTGGGTTGATGATGAATCCAAGTTAAAAGAACTTGTTGAGGTTTTGAGTAAAGAAAGAGTGTTTGCTGTGGATACTGAGCAGCATAGCTTACATTCCTTTTTGGGGTTTACAGCTCTTATTCAG ATTTCTACGAGAGAGGAGGATTATCTGGTTGACACCATTGCTCTTCATGATATTATGAGAATTCTTAGCCCTGTATTTGCTGATCCTAATATATGCAAG GTCTTCCATGGTGCAGATAATGATGTTATATGGCTACAAAGGGATTTTCATATCTATGTTGTAAACTTATTTGACACTGCAAAG GCCTGCGATGTGTTGTCAAAGCCACAGAGATCATTAGCCTACTTACTTGAAACATATTGTGGTGTCACAACTAACAAATTTTACCAG CGTGAAGATTGGCGACAGCGCCCTTTTCCCATAGATATGGTCGAATATGCTCGAATGGATGCACACTACTTGCTGTATATTGCACATTGCCTTGTTTCTGAACTCAAACTTCAGAAAAATG AAAATTCAGCATGTCTCGATGACAAATACTATTTTGTTTTCGAGGCCTATCGACGTTCGAATGTCTTGTGTCTGCAACTCTTCACCAAAGAACTAGAAGCTTCCCCGGGGCAGTCTGCCGCATCTTCGATTATTTCCCGCCACGTGAATGACCACAAAAGTTCTACAAACTACACTCGG TTTCAGGAGCTTGTTAGACGTCTATGCTCTTGGAGAGATTTGATG GCCCGTATGCATGACGAGAGCCTTAAATATGTACTTTCCGATAGTGCTATCGTTGCTCTTGCCGAAAACGTTCCATTAACCGCAACGGATATATGCAATACAATATCACAAGCTGATATAGATACCGACCTTCTCAATTCTACATCTAACCCTCGGTTTCCATCGTCTGTTGTCTTAAGTCATTTGGATGATTTTGAGTACCTTTTTCAAGATGAGATTAACAATCTTGATGAGATGTTTCAACTAATTCTAAAAAAGCACCTCGGTCCAAACGGTTCTTGTCCTTTTTCTCTTTATAATTATGGTCTTTTGTCTAAAAGCAATGATTTTAAAGTATCAAAGAGATTAGTTACAAAAGAAAATGGGTATAAGTTTTCTAGACAAGTTGCCCGAAAGGCTTCTCGAGAGCTTTTTGTTCAGAAGTTTTCTTGTAAGTCTCCAGTGTATCACAACTGCAGGATATATGCCAATGATGGACGACTGTTATGTTACTGTGATCGAAGGAAGCTAGAATG GTATTTGCAACGGGATTTGGCAAAACTTGTTGATGAAGACCCACCAGCAATAATACTTCTGTTTGAACCCAAAGGTCGGCCCGAAGATGAAGGGAACGATTTCTATATCCAAAGTAAGAAAAACATATGTGTAGGTTGTGGTGAAGGAAATCACTATTTACGTTACCGTATCATCCCATCATGTTACCGAATACACTTTCCCGAACATTTGAAAAGCCACCGATCTCATGATATTGTTCTAGTTTGTGTTGATTGTCATGAAAAAGCACATTCTTCTGCTGAAAAGTACAAGAAAAAAGTAGCTTCTGAATTTGGGATACCGTTGTTTGTGCACAAAGTGGTTAATTCGGTTGAGGATCAGGATGTTTCTGGGTCCTCAGCATCTGTTATGAAACTTGGTGATGGTGGTGTGTCTCCTTTAGAGTTGCGGACAGCAGCAATGGCTCTCATAAGGCACGGACCAAGGATGCCACCTAAGCGCCGTGAGGAATTGAAAGAG GTTGTGAAGAAGTATTATGGAGGCAGAGATATATCAGAGGAAGACTTAGAAAATGCGTTACTAGTTGGAATGAGTCCTCACGAGAGAAGACGTTTAAGGAAAAAGAGAGGCATGTCTTTAAACTCACGAAACCTTGTTTCAGACAAGGAATTCGACAGCCCTGATAAGGCGTTAACTACTGATATGGAAGATGGGTCAGAATTTAACAACAATGAAACCGAGACTGAGAATACGTCAATATTGGATCCGGATGTTGTGGGTTCATCTGCAAAACAAAATGGGTATATTGGTCCGAGTGGTAATGAAGGTGTGTTTGCTACGTGTAGTTCAAAACTGTCTTTATTAGGTCATGGACCACATGGGAAACAAGTTGTTGATTTCCTGCTCAAGGAACATGGAGAAGATGGGATTCGTGAATTTTGTCAAAGATGGAGACAAGTGTTTGTTGAAGCCATTCATCCTCGTTTCTTACCGGCAGGTTGGGATGTGACTCACAG TGGTAGAAGAGAGTTCGGGGATTATAGTGTTTACAATCCTGCAAACAAGGCTATTATTCCTCCTCCTcctcctgctgctgctgctgatggTAGGGATCATGGAAAGCATCCGATCGTGTAG
- the LOC139886253 gene encoding protein RRP6-like 3 isoform X1 → MDNKIKMKLAITISSCLAVISILLANRYRKQRKRKQNLSSCYLKSEAKPQHNFKRVLANNSYAPFKHLKLDDSCSDLHPYESEIKALLEKPQVEFEFFNGSMDMEMSDKYVWVDDESKLKELVEVLSKERVFAVDTEQHSLHSFLGFTALIQISTREEDYLVDTIALHDIMRILSPVFADPNICKVFHGADNDVIWLQRDFHIYVVNLFDTAKACDVLSKPQRSLAYLLETYCGVTTNKFYQREDWRQRPFPIDMVEYARMDAHYLLYIAHCLVSELKLQKNDNSASENSACLDDKYYFVFEAYRRSNVLCLQLFTKELEASPGQSAASSIISRHVNDHKSSTNYTRFQELVRRLCSWRDLMARMHDESLKYVLSDSAIVALAENVPLTATDICNTISQADIDTDLLNSTSNPRFPSSVVLSHLDDFEYLFQDEINNLDEMFQLILKKHLGPNGSCPFSLYNYGLLSKSNDFKVSKRLVTKENGYKFSRQVARKASRELFVQKFSCKSPVYHNCRIYANDGRLLCYCDRRKLEWYLQRDLAKLVDEDPPAIILLFEPKGRPEDEGNDFYIQSKKNICVGCGEGNHYLRYRIIPSCYRIHFPEHLKSHRSHDIVLVCVDCHEKAHSSAEKYKKKVASEFGIPLFVHKVVNSVEDQDVSGSSASVMKLGDGGVSPLELRTAAMALIRHGPRMPPKRREELKEVVKKYYGGRDISEEDLENALLVGMSPHERRRLRKKRGMSLNSRNLVSDKEFDSPDKALTTDMEDGSEFNNNETETENTSILDPDVVGSSAKQNGYIGPSGNEGVFATCSSKLSLLGHGPHGKQVVDFLLKEHGEDGIREFCQRWRQVFVEAIHPRFLPAGWDVTHSGRREFGDYSVYNPANKAIIPPPPPAAAADGRDHGKHPIV, encoded by the exons ATGGATAATAAAATTAAGATGAAATTGGCAATCACAATATCATCATGCTTAGCTGTTATTTCAATTTTATTAGCAAACAGATACCGTAAACAGCGAAAACGAAAACAGAATTTAAGCTCGTGTTATTTAAAATCAGAAGCGAAACCGCAGCACAATTTTAAACGTGTGCTGGCGAATAACTCGTATGCTCCGTTCAAACACCTCAAGCTCGATG ACAGTTGTTCGGATTTGCATCCATATGAATCTGAGATCAAGGCTCTGTTGGAGAAACCACAGGTCGAATTTGAATTTTTTAATGGAAGTATGGATATGGAAATGAGTGATAAGTATGTCTGGGTTGATGATGAATCCAAGTTAAAAGAACTTGTTGAGGTTTTGAGTAAAGAAAGAGTGTTTGCTGTGGATACTGAGCAGCATAGCTTACATTCCTTTTTGGGGTTTACAGCTCTTATTCAG ATTTCTACGAGAGAGGAGGATTATCTGGTTGACACCATTGCTCTTCATGATATTATGAGAATTCTTAGCCCTGTATTTGCTGATCCTAATATATGCAAG GTCTTCCATGGTGCAGATAATGATGTTATATGGCTACAAAGGGATTTTCATATCTATGTTGTAAACTTATTTGACACTGCAAAG GCCTGCGATGTGTTGTCAAAGCCACAGAGATCATTAGCCTACTTACTTGAAACATATTGTGGTGTCACAACTAACAAATTTTACCAG CGTGAAGATTGGCGACAGCGCCCTTTTCCCATAGATATGGTCGAATATGCTCGAATGGATGCACACTACTTGCTGTATATTGCACATTGCCTTGTTTCTGAACTCAAACTTCAGAAAAATG ATAATAGTGCATCAGAAAATTCAGCATGTCTCGATGACAAATACTATTTTGTTTTCGAGGCCTATCGACGTTCGAATGTCTTGTGTCTGCAACTCTTCACCAAAGAACTAGAAGCTTCCCCGGGGCAGTCTGCCGCATCTTCGATTATTTCCCGCCACGTGAATGACCACAAAAGTTCTACAAACTACACTCGG TTTCAGGAGCTTGTTAGACGTCTATGCTCTTGGAGAGATTTGATG GCCCGTATGCATGACGAGAGCCTTAAATATGTACTTTCCGATAGTGCTATCGTTGCTCTTGCCGAAAACGTTCCATTAACCGCAACGGATATATGCAATACAATATCACAAGCTGATATAGATACCGACCTTCTCAATTCTACATCTAACCCTCGGTTTCCATCGTCTGTTGTCTTAAGTCATTTGGATGATTTTGAGTACCTTTTTCAAGATGAGATTAACAATCTTGATGAGATGTTTCAACTAATTCTAAAAAAGCACCTCGGTCCAAACGGTTCTTGTCCTTTTTCTCTTTATAATTATGGTCTTTTGTCTAAAAGCAATGATTTTAAAGTATCAAAGAGATTAGTTACAAAAGAAAATGGGTATAAGTTTTCTAGACAAGTTGCCCGAAAGGCTTCTCGAGAGCTTTTTGTTCAGAAGTTTTCTTGTAAGTCTCCAGTGTATCACAACTGCAGGATATATGCCAATGATGGACGACTGTTATGTTACTGTGATCGAAGGAAGCTAGAATG GTATTTGCAACGGGATTTGGCAAAACTTGTTGATGAAGACCCACCAGCAATAATACTTCTGTTTGAACCCAAAGGTCGGCCCGAAGATGAAGGGAACGATTTCTATATCCAAAGTAAGAAAAACATATGTGTAGGTTGTGGTGAAGGAAATCACTATTTACGTTACCGTATCATCCCATCATGTTACCGAATACACTTTCCCGAACATTTGAAAAGCCACCGATCTCATGATATTGTTCTAGTTTGTGTTGATTGTCATGAAAAAGCACATTCTTCTGCTGAAAAGTACAAGAAAAAAGTAGCTTCTGAATTTGGGATACCGTTGTTTGTGCACAAAGTGGTTAATTCGGTTGAGGATCAGGATGTTTCTGGGTCCTCAGCATCTGTTATGAAACTTGGTGATGGTGGTGTGTCTCCTTTAGAGTTGCGGACAGCAGCAATGGCTCTCATAAGGCACGGACCAAGGATGCCACCTAAGCGCCGTGAGGAATTGAAAGAG GTTGTGAAGAAGTATTATGGAGGCAGAGATATATCAGAGGAAGACTTAGAAAATGCGTTACTAGTTGGAATGAGTCCTCACGAGAGAAGACGTTTAAGGAAAAAGAGAGGCATGTCTTTAAACTCACGAAACCTTGTTTCAGACAAGGAATTCGACAGCCCTGATAAGGCGTTAACTACTGATATGGAAGATGGGTCAGAATTTAACAACAATGAAACCGAGACTGAGAATACGTCAATATTGGATCCGGATGTTGTGGGTTCATCTGCAAAACAAAATGGGTATATTGGTCCGAGTGGTAATGAAGGTGTGTTTGCTACGTGTAGTTCAAAACTGTCTTTATTAGGTCATGGACCACATGGGAAACAAGTTGTTGATTTCCTGCTCAAGGAACATGGAGAAGATGGGATTCGTGAATTTTGTCAAAGATGGAGACAAGTGTTTGTTGAAGCCATTCATCCTCGTTTCTTACCGGCAGGTTGGGATGTGACTCACAG TGGTAGAAGAGAGTTCGGGGATTATAGTGTTTACAATCCTGCAAACAAGGCTATTATTCCTCCTCCTcctcctgctgctgctgctgatggTAGGGATCATGGAAAGCATCCGATCGTGTAG
- the LOC139886253 gene encoding protein RRP6-like 3 isoform X3, producing MDNKIKMKLAITISSCLAVISILLANRYRKQRKRKQNLSSCYLKSEAKPQHNFKRVLANNSYAPFKHLKLDDSCSDLHPYESEIKALLEKPQVEFEFFNGSMDMEMSDKYVWVDDESKLKELVEVLSKERVFAVDTEQHSLHSFLGFTALIQISTREEDYLVDTIALHDIMRILSPVFADPNICKVFHGADNDVIWLQRDFHIYVVNLFDTAKACDVLSKPQRSLAYLLETYCGVTTNKFYQREDWRQRPFPIDMVEYARMDAHYLLYIAHCLVSELKLQKNDNSASENSACLDDKYYFVFEAYRRSNVLCLQLFTKELEASPGQSAASSIISRHVNDHKSSTNYTRFQELVRRLCSWRDLMARMHDESLKYVLSDSAIVALAENVPLTATDICNTISQADIDTDLLNSTSNPRFPSSVVLSHLDDFEYLFQDEINNLDEMFQLILKKHLGPNGSCPFSLYNYGLLSKSNDFKVSKRLVTKENGYKFSRQVARKASRELFVQKFSCKSPVYHNCRIYANDGRLLCYCDRRKLEWYLQRDLAKLVDEDPPAIILLFEPKGRPEDEGNDFYIQSKKNICVGCGEGNHYLRYRIIPSCYRIHFPEHLKSHRSHDIVLVCVDCHEKAHSSAEKYKKKVASEFGIPLFVHKVVNSVEDQDVSGSSASVMKLGDGGVSPLELRTAAMALIRHGPRMPPKRREELKEVVKKYYGGRDISEEDLENALLVGMSPHERRRLRKKRGMSLNSRNLVSDKEFDSPDKALTTDMEDGSEFNNNETETENTSILDPDVVGSSAKQNGYIGPSGNEGVFATCSSKLSLLGHGPHGKQVVDFLLKEHGEDGIREFCQRWRQVFVEAIHPRFLPAGWDVTHRI from the exons ATGGATAATAAAATTAAGATGAAATTGGCAATCACAATATCATCATGCTTAGCTGTTATTTCAATTTTATTAGCAAACAGATACCGTAAACAGCGAAAACGAAAACAGAATTTAAGCTCGTGTTATTTAAAATCAGAAGCGAAACCGCAGCACAATTTTAAACGTGTGCTGGCGAATAACTCGTATGCTCCGTTCAAACACCTCAAGCTCGATG ACAGTTGTTCGGATTTGCATCCATATGAATCTGAGATCAAGGCTCTGTTGGAGAAACCACAGGTCGAATTTGAATTTTTTAATGGAAGTATGGATATGGAAATGAGTGATAAGTATGTCTGGGTTGATGATGAATCCAAGTTAAAAGAACTTGTTGAGGTTTTGAGTAAAGAAAGAGTGTTTGCTGTGGATACTGAGCAGCATAGCTTACATTCCTTTTTGGGGTTTACAGCTCTTATTCAG ATTTCTACGAGAGAGGAGGATTATCTGGTTGACACCATTGCTCTTCATGATATTATGAGAATTCTTAGCCCTGTATTTGCTGATCCTAATATATGCAAG GTCTTCCATGGTGCAGATAATGATGTTATATGGCTACAAAGGGATTTTCATATCTATGTTGTAAACTTATTTGACACTGCAAAG GCCTGCGATGTGTTGTCAAAGCCACAGAGATCATTAGCCTACTTACTTGAAACATATTGTGGTGTCACAACTAACAAATTTTACCAG CGTGAAGATTGGCGACAGCGCCCTTTTCCCATAGATATGGTCGAATATGCTCGAATGGATGCACACTACTTGCTGTATATTGCACATTGCCTTGTTTCTGAACTCAAACTTCAGAAAAATG ATAATAGTGCATCAGAAAATTCAGCATGTCTCGATGACAAATACTATTTTGTTTTCGAGGCCTATCGACGTTCGAATGTCTTGTGTCTGCAACTCTTCACCAAAGAACTAGAAGCTTCCCCGGGGCAGTCTGCCGCATCTTCGATTATTTCCCGCCACGTGAATGACCACAAAAGTTCTACAAACTACACTCGG TTTCAGGAGCTTGTTAGACGTCTATGCTCTTGGAGAGATTTGATG GCCCGTATGCATGACGAGAGCCTTAAATATGTACTTTCCGATAGTGCTATCGTTGCTCTTGCCGAAAACGTTCCATTAACCGCAACGGATATATGCAATACAATATCACAAGCTGATATAGATACCGACCTTCTCAATTCTACATCTAACCCTCGGTTTCCATCGTCTGTTGTCTTAAGTCATTTGGATGATTTTGAGTACCTTTTTCAAGATGAGATTAACAATCTTGATGAGATGTTTCAACTAATTCTAAAAAAGCACCTCGGTCCAAACGGTTCTTGTCCTTTTTCTCTTTATAATTATGGTCTTTTGTCTAAAAGCAATGATTTTAAAGTATCAAAGAGATTAGTTACAAAAGAAAATGGGTATAAGTTTTCTAGACAAGTTGCCCGAAAGGCTTCTCGAGAGCTTTTTGTTCAGAAGTTTTCTTGTAAGTCTCCAGTGTATCACAACTGCAGGATATATGCCAATGATGGACGACTGTTATGTTACTGTGATCGAAGGAAGCTAGAATG GTATTTGCAACGGGATTTGGCAAAACTTGTTGATGAAGACCCACCAGCAATAATACTTCTGTTTGAACCCAAAGGTCGGCCCGAAGATGAAGGGAACGATTTCTATATCCAAAGTAAGAAAAACATATGTGTAGGTTGTGGTGAAGGAAATCACTATTTACGTTACCGTATCATCCCATCATGTTACCGAATACACTTTCCCGAACATTTGAAAAGCCACCGATCTCATGATATTGTTCTAGTTTGTGTTGATTGTCATGAAAAAGCACATTCTTCTGCTGAAAAGTACAAGAAAAAAGTAGCTTCTGAATTTGGGATACCGTTGTTTGTGCACAAAGTGGTTAATTCGGTTGAGGATCAGGATGTTTCTGGGTCCTCAGCATCTGTTATGAAACTTGGTGATGGTGGTGTGTCTCCTTTAGAGTTGCGGACAGCAGCAATGGCTCTCATAAGGCACGGACCAAGGATGCCACCTAAGCGCCGTGAGGAATTGAAAGAG GTTGTGAAGAAGTATTATGGAGGCAGAGATATATCAGAGGAAGACTTAGAAAATGCGTTACTAGTTGGAATGAGTCCTCACGAGAGAAGACGTTTAAGGAAAAAGAGAGGCATGTCTTTAAACTCACGAAACCTTGTTTCAGACAAGGAATTCGACAGCCCTGATAAGGCGTTAACTACTGATATGGAAGATGGGTCAGAATTTAACAACAATGAAACCGAGACTGAGAATACGTCAATATTGGATCCGGATGTTGTGGGTTCATCTGCAAAACAAAATGGGTATATTGGTCCGAGTGGTAATGAAGGTGTGTTTGCTACGTGTAGTTCAAAACTGTCTTTATTAGGTCATGGACCACATGGGAAACAAGTTGTTGATTTCCTGCTCAAGGAACATGGAGAAGATGGGATTCGTGAATTTTGTCAAAGATGGAGACAAGTGTTTGTTGAAGCCATTCATCCTCGTTTCTTACCGGCAGGTTGGGATGTGACTCACAG GATATGA